The genomic DNA AAATTGAGTTGAGTTTGGAGGgagattaaaatctaaaaaaaataacatttagTCCATGGTTGAGTTTGGTCAAAGTAGTAAACCTGCATCTCTTCGGCTTCGGATTCAACTGACCCAATATATATAGCTTTCGTACCCCAaactcccatctctctctctatctctctcgtTCCTGTCGTCCAAATTTCAACTCAAACTCTCAATCTCGTCAACCATGTCTGCCGAATCAGCTAGTGCAATCCAAAGAAGCCAAGTAAGTAAAACATCCACTTCCCAatttcccttttcttcttctgggttcgtcgctaaaagtaaaaacaacatccgaaaattggtgggaaaaagtttgaatctggcaTCTGGGTTTCTCCTAAAGATCAAAACCCAGTTTTTGAATTACCCAATTTCTTTCCCGGCCCAGAGAATTCCAAATTCTGATCCTGCAGTACGACACTGCTTTAAGgcttctaattttgtttttggggcAGGTTGATCTATTGGACTTCATAGATTGGTCTGGTGTTGAATGCCTCAACCAAAGCACTTCTCACTCTGTTGCCAACGCTCTCAAGCAGgtaaattttataattgttcactctgttttacttgtttttaatcttttttaccTGGAGaattatttgttttgttattgtttCTTGGATGTAATTTGATGGGGTTTTGTTAAATGATTGTTACGATTTACGATTGATACTGTGTGGTTtcagtttttgtgttttaatgATATAGTTCGATTAGTACTTGAACATGTTTTGGACTGGATGTAACGGGGAGTTTTACTTACTCACTCTTGTGGATTAACGATTAGGGTTATAGAGAAGATGATGGTTTGAATCTGGAGAGCGATGCGGATGAGCAGCTTTTGATTTATATACCTTTTCTTCAAGTCGTAAAACTACACTCTATCACCTTCAAAGGGCCTGAAGACGAAGGTAGCATTCAGTGTTTCTTAATACAGTTCAGCTGCATGTGACCTTGAATGTTTCTTAATAAAATTCAGCTGCATGTGACCGTGCTTGCTAAATTAATCTTGTTAGTGCTATGCTTGAATACACTGATATGCTTTGATCTGAATGCATAGGCGACTGTTCTTGAAGGTCTTATATGTTTACACTATTGATGttgcgtttctttgattttcttggcACTTGCTTCTATCTTTCGTCTTAAAATCTTATAACAGCGGAGCCGTCCCAACATATTTTATTTAGGGTTCACAGTAACAATGTATTTGATCTCTTGTCATAGTCACTCTTTTACGGTTTATAAGGACAATGAAAGTTTTGATTATACATAAATAGATGTTTTTGTAACCATGGAGATTAAGAAGCTACCGATCTCAACCAAAATGCAAAGGGATCatgttttttcttgtttggtgattGTAACCCAAAAATTGGTGTAAGGTCattgtattttaaaaaaaaaaaaatatcagccTAAACAGAAACTACTAACTGAGTGAACACGAAAGTTGAtaatggagcatttttgggctgCATATCATAATTGTTATCGCACAAAGTTTTCTTCTTTACTGGAAAACCATTGAAAAGGTGAATGTTTTCTCAATGTTGGCATTGTTCAAGGTTATATTACAGGAACGGGAATATGAGTTTTTAACAGTAACTTCCCCTGAGAAAGATGGTTTTCCAGCCGTCTTGGCTTTTATACCACTTTGCTTCGTctatgttttttcatttttcttttctctttactTGACCTCTTAATTAACCAAATTGTAGTTTTCATATATACGTTTTATCCTGAAATTTTTTCTTTGGAACGATTTATGAAATGATGTTTGATACTGTTCTAACCTTAAGAATGATATTTAGGTCCTAAGACCGTGAAACTTTTTTCAAACAAGGAGCACATGGGATTCAGGTATTATTCTGCGACAATTACCTTCATCGATCGTGGATAAATGCATTCAGTTTAATTGATAAATGCATTTCTTATTGATTATGGCAGCAACGTCAATGACTACCCAGCAAGTGACACCATTGATTTATCCCCTGATAATTTGAAGGTTAGGATTCTGTAACTACGACATCTACGATGTGATTCTTTTGCTTGGTGAAGCCAATTCAGCGATGCATATTTGGAAGAGTTCTGTGTTATAGTTGATGTTATTTTTATACGTTACAGGGAAACCCAATGGTTTTGAAGTATGTCAAGTTTCAAAATGTTCGCAGGTATCTTTACTCAAACCTATTTTCTGTTCATATACTAGTTTATTTGCTCATCTGATTCAATTGAAAGTCATTATATTTGTTTCAGCTTGACTGTTTTTATCGAGGACAATCAATCTGGTTCAGAAAGCACAAAAGTTCAAAAGATTGTTCTTTGCGGAACAACGTAAGTTTCTATTATTCCTCAATCACATTACATTGGTCTACATTCTGTTGATTTGTACATCTGACATGTGACCGAATTTCCATTTTGATAACAGTATCGACGTATATTACATGCTGTACGTATCTGATGACTTATTCATCGTGTTATGTAGGGTGGAAACGACAGACATGAAGGggttgaagaaaattgaggacGGACACTGAAGAAAGAGAGACAAGTAGTAGTAGAAGAAGAATGAACAAATTGGATCATCCAAATTTAAAAACCATAGTGATCATCTAGCAACCCTATTTGGTTTATGTTGCATATTATATTTAAGGATTATTATCTACTTTCTGTTGGGATTTTTCACCGTACTTGTTACACTATCTCAAGGTCAACGCATACCACAAGTCTTTTTAGGGACTTACTCTCTCTTCAGTTTTTCACATTGATGTGTCACGTGAGATATTTTATCTCCCTTGGCTTTGCTGCGCAATTTGACTAGAAACTTTGCACTTCTCTCTCAAAGTatatttatgaaagaaaaaaattatgaacagatggtaaaattaataaaaagaaatgcaCCAGCCGGGAATCGAACCCGGGTCTGTACCGTGGCAGGGTACTATTCTACCACTAGACCACTGGTGCGAGTATGTCGGATTCAGCGATCCCTTAGATATTGAATGCAGAATAGAGGAACTGAAAAAGAAACTAAACTGGATTTGTCCTCAATTGCAAAATGACCCATTGgcaattattttattaattttgtctAACACTGCCTATAATaatcaaatgataaaaaaatgagAGTCATTCCTTGtgcaaattcaataaaatggcAAACCGTACAACATCGTTTTTATCGTGATTGGGTAAGTATTTTTCATTGCTTGATTTCCAGGTGTGTAAAATATACTTAGGAAGATTTGTAACCACAAAAGAAACATGAAATATCGAGCAAGTTAAACTCACTAGCATGGAAACAATGAGCTCCAGGTGCTATGTAGCAGATTTTACATCGATCGAAGTTGAAGAGAATGGAAATGTTACGAGGACTCACCCGGGATAGGTACAACATCATTTCCTTGGTGGAGAATCCATGCTAGTGCTAGTTGAGCAGGAGAGCACGCGTGTTTTTTACTGAGGATTCCTACTCGATCGTACGTGTTCTTGTTCTTGTCTAAGTTTTCTCCTATGAACTGGGGCTGTGAGCGAGGTCTTGCAAAACGAAGAAAAACAAGGTTTCAATAGGAATCTTGTGGATGCAACGCTTTTAATGATTACGCGAGCTGTGTTAACCCCGAGTGTTATTCCACAGGACCAACATTTACTTTTACAATGGACTGAGGAGACGAAATTACCACATAACTATTTGCAGAAACACTTTCAACTACACCTTTGCCACCGAAAAATCCACGACCAAGTGGACTATATGGAACTATTCCAATGCGAAGCTCCCCGTATGCGATAACATTGAGAAAAATATTTCATAAACACTACGAGATCATCTTCAAAAGAATTCCCTTTTTTACTTACGGAAACGGAGTTATGGAAACAATTCATGGTAACAGTTTTGCATAACTCAGAGTTTCAGATTGGATTTTGAACGTACCTGCAAAGTGGAACAATATCTTCCTCAATATCACGAGTCCAGAGGGACCACTCGATTTGTAGAGCTGTGATCGGATGAACTGTGTGCCCTCCTTACTGTGTCCGGGCTGGCTTCAGATAACCCGATAAACTTTACTTTTCCTTCTTCCACTAGTTTCTTCATCTCATGCATCTAAGCAATTTTTATACAAGTTTGGTGCTTAGTGGATTGAGGAAGAGAATGACGTTCAGTTTCCTCAATAGGCACCGAAGTGTCCACCCGGTGGTAATAGTACAGATCAATGTAGTCCACATCAAGACTTTTCAAGCTCCCCTCGCAGGATGAGCGGACATACTCAGGAGTTCCCTTCGCTGAAATAATAGGAGGATCCGCCTGTccaacaataccaaactttGTAGCCACTTGAACTTTCTCCC from Pyrus communis chromosome 17, drPyrComm1.1, whole genome shotgun sequence includes the following:
- the LOC137722699 gene encoding PITH domain-containing protein At3g04780-like, with amino-acid sequence MSAESASAIQRSQVDLLDFIDWSGVECLNQSTSHSVANALKQGYREDDGLNLESDADEQLLIYIPFLQVVKLHSITFKGPEDEGPKTVKLFSNKEHMGFSNVNDYPASDTIDLSPDNLKGNPMVLKYVKFQNVRSLTVFIEDNQSGSESTKVQKIVLCGTTVETTDMKGLKKIEDGH